The following is a genomic window from Miscanthus floridulus cultivar M001 chromosome 14, ASM1932011v1, whole genome shotgun sequence.
ggcgagcatttctccaccggacggcaccgtacttggccacggaagagctccaattctacgaggaaggaaacacggttttccacgaccgttgccgctctccctcgttgaatcaaagctcctccttgacgttcgttaccgctcggcagagaacatgctcgccgaaatgaacacggtccgctagttcaactagtacggattttctataattttctaactattttctaagtttttcatttcataaaaagttaaaataaaaagtacggtgattgacagactactacgacgatatcgggacatgtgaataaataaccatccgtactagttgaacttgcttacgtgatcatctcggtgagcatttctccaacggacagcaccgtacttggtcaaggaagagctccgattctacgaggaagggaacacggtcttccacgaccgttgtcgctctccctcgtagaatcaaagctcctccttgatgtccgttaccgctcgacagagaacatgctcgccgagctgaacacggtccgcaagttcaactagtacggattttctataattttctaactattttctaagtttttcatttcataaaaagttaaaataaaaagtatggtcgccgagatgaacacggtccgcaagttcaactagctactttaaccttctttcatgtaaatatgcaagcttgaagtgattttgagctcaaattgattacaaatgaaaaaaaccacaataaagaaccatatatatatagtgaacaacatgagataagacaatggtgaaaaatgagagtatgagattggtaacctttacaactgaagaatcgacggagaaatcgaagaaatcgacggaggaatcgaagaatggatggaggaacaatggagtgagggaggaagcaagaacactactgcagtgagcttcaaaatgtgatgagctcgggctcggggagaaaggAGATGGCCGGGATATATaaaggagggacctttagtcccggttggtggctccaaccgggactaaaggtaactttccaaccccgggcgcagccacggcccgggagtagacctttactcccgattggagccaccaaccgggagtaaaagtatacctttagtcccggttggtggctccaaccgggactaaaggtccctgccacctctgtctggcgcagtagccgttgggcagggacctttagtcccggttggagccaccaaccgggactaaaggtatctctagtcccgggcgcacaAAATTTCGAGACTAGagtccattttggccgaggatcaaaggtctgttctctactagctCCAAGACATTATCATTGTGAGAGGCCTGAGCCCAAATCCTATGAaacatatatttatataaaaattcagTGATCAGTCTCCTGCTGCAATACTGTCGCTCTCTCACCCAGCCAaactttcttccacagacagaccAAATTCGTATCCGTGTTCATGGAATTCCCAATGTATGTGGAATTCCAATGCATGCATGTGTACTCTGTTGACCGGCTATTCTGGGCACGTACATTACAAGACATATATTAGTCTGATCCGATCCAAAGCGCAGACCTATATGACTTTGGCATTCTTTAATCTGATCAATATCTTTCGCCTGCAAAGCATTCTTTAAATTGACCTTACAGCTTTCAAAATTTGACCCACAAAGAATGACTCTGTAGTCTAGGGTCCCACCTAGTTACTCCTTTACACCATCCACTTGGTCACAAGCATACTCCCCCTATGAAAAAACATTTATTTTCTTTATAGCAGAGAGGTCTTCCACAATTTTTCGGGCTAAACATGGTATGGCTGACTACCCCTGATGCTAGTTATGGCTGGATCTGTTCTAGAATAAGGATTTCGTCAACACTCTCATATGCACACCCATGAGAGTCTCTAGCCAAATCTACGTTGGTGTGGAATTTGGATAGCGATTTGGCTAAACAATCAGATACCCTGCAAGAGGGTTGACTACCGACTCGATGGTAGTCGGGAACCGGGTACCACAAAAGCCACTCTACATGCTCAGCTAGATGAAGATCGATAGCTGATAAAGGTACCACTCGTGATTGATATCCCTCGGAACAGTGTTTATAGTTTTGCAAATATATATCCTTTTCTCACCTCATCTTAATAGTCTTATTATTTAATGAACATTCTTTTGGGCACATGCATATATAAGTTAATTTACAAGATACTAGAGGAAGTGTAAGTACTTTAAATTTTTTATATTGAAGTAGTCAGCAATCAAGAACACCTTGAACAGATCGACAGTACGCATTCTTCTGAAATGTTATTGATATTGTAGTAAAGAACACATGCATATGGACATGTTTTTCTTTGCAACTATTCCTTCTAAATACCTTACAGCTGCATGTGGTTAAGAGTTCTTCAGAGTTTGTCCTTGGTGGTGGCACATGCCAGGTACGTAGTGCCTGCACTCGCTTCGGTCCGTAGGCTGAGCTGGTAGCTAAACCGAGAAAATTTGCTATTTGCCATTGTAAAGAATGGGCTTTGCAAAATTGCCATCCAAAAGAATGACTTCGCCAAATTGTCAGCCTAAACATGTGTACCTTGATTTTGTTGCCACAATCCCCTCCTTTGCTTGTATTTTTTGGAATCCCTTCCACGTAAAAAGACATTACTGCCCTTCTGCCTAATTGACGTGAAGAGGGACTATTTATGATTACCtgcgcgctcgccgccgccacgCCACCTTGCTCAGCGCTGCCACGCCGTCACCCACACTCGCCGCGACCACGGCAGCCATCGGCATGACCACGGAGGAACTTGGAGCAATCTCGCCGCATATTGGATGAACTCGTTTaggcttaaattatagatttGTGAGATGAACTCATTTAGGCTCAAATTATGGATGTGTGAGATGAACTCGTTTATACTCAGCATATGGATTCGGATATGAGCTCATTTTACTCCCCATTTATGAATTTGTGTGACAGAcatatgcgtgcatatattctaatTATATTGCCCACCTgattgtttttaaaaaaaaaactaaccaaATGCATGCACAGTAGCTCCTACAGTAGCATGCAGGCCATTTGATTGGGATATGAACAAAAGGGCAGTAATGTCTTTTCGCGTGGAggacaacaaaaaaaaaagaaacaaagaagctAAATAGGGATTATGGCAACAAAAACAAAGTATACATGTTTAGGTTGACAATTTTGCGAAGTCAATCTTTTGGATGGTAATTTTGCGAAGCCCATTCTTTGCAATGGCAAATAGCCAATTTTCTCAGCTGAACCAGTTGTTGTGTTCTTGTTTCTATCAAGTGTTGTAATCCCTCTCCTTTTTCCATCTTATCATGTACTTCTGTGACGTTCAAGGGTCGTCCCATGTACTAGGTATTCTGCACCCTCCATTCCCGGCTTCGCTGGCATCGGTGGAAAATTATTCAGGCAAAAAAAACTATTCCTCCTAAATTTAAACAGTAGCCTACTTTGTGAGATACATGGATATGTACATGTGCTGTGAATCCGGGGCAGGTGTCCACGTTTGTTGCACCATAAATGTTCTTACTAACTTTTTTCTATATAACTCATCATGGCACACTTTTTATTAAAAAATACACAACTTTATTCCCTAAATAcgttttcaaatttatttagaaaGTTTCTATGTATCCACTTATTATATTTTCTTTTCCACTCCTACGAAGATGGTGGGTAGAAATAATAACAATGTTGAACCTTCGTGTTCCTCAGAGACTCCACATGAATATCCTTAACGTGACCACCATCCGCCCGCCGCCTCAATCCTCATCATGGACAGAAGGTGAGCTGGTAGTTGCTGTTGCCGCTGCACCCAGGGGTCTTGGAATCGTCGTCCGGAAACCGGTACGCCTCCGGGCAGGTGGGGCTCGTGCACACCAGGCCAGCGCCGGTGCTGCAGGAGAAGGCCATGGGCAGGTTGTAGCCGTCAATCACGGAGATGTCGTAGAAATCCTCGGTACCGCCGATGCTGAACTCGGCCAGCGTCGTGGGTGGCTGCCCGGACACGGTGCAGTTGAGGGCGCCAGCGCAGTCGCCGGTGTTGCAGTGGCCGCTTCCTCCCACGAAGGAACAGCCGGTGCGGCCCCAGAACCTGCCGGTGGTGCCGGGGAGAACATCGACGGTCCACGTCTGTCCTGGCTCTAGCTGCGTGCCTCCGCCGACCGGGATGGCTGCCGGCCACACCGTGGAACTGCAGTTGTTTTTGACGGTGAAGGTGGCCGCGCTGGCACTGGCGGCGAAGGTTGCGACGAGGAGGAAGAGAACCGAGGACATGGAAGTGGACGCCATGGATGTAGTTGTCAATTATGTGCTGCTGCAATTTTCTCCTGGTGGGTGAGAGCGATGAAGCGTATGAGTAGAGCTGGGGGGCATGGGCGTGGATTTATTGGCGTTCCGGTAGAACGAAGGGTGGACAAGTCAATTGAGGTTTTCTGTTTTCAGATAATGGAGATGGAACTTCTTTGGTCGCATATATAGTTAGGTGTTTA
Proteins encoded in this region:
- the LOC136505487 gene encoding thaumatin-like pathogenesis-related protein 4 — encoded protein: MASTSMSSVLFLLVATFAASASAATFTVKNNCSSTVWPAAIPVGGGTQLEPGQTWTVDVLPGTTGRFWGRTGCSFVGGSGHCNTGDCAGALNCTVSGQPPTTLAEFSIGGTEDFYDISVIDGYNLPMAFSCSTGAGLVCTSPTCPEAYRFPDDDSKTPGCSGNSNYQLTFCP